The following are encoded in a window of Ranitomeya variabilis isolate aRanVar5 chromosome 6, aRanVar5.hap1, whole genome shotgun sequence genomic DNA:
- the RNF152 gene encoding E3 ubiquitin-protein ligase RNF152, translating to METLSQDSLLECQICFNYYSPRRRPKLLDCKHTCCSVCLQQMRASQKDLRCPWCRGVTRLPPGYSVSQLPDDPDVVAVIAIPHTSENTPVFIKLPSNGCYMWPLPVTKERALLPGDIGCRLLPGSQQKPVTVVTVPMEQQPLQGAMTHDIGEEEHERRGVVKSSTWSGVCTVILVACVLVFLLGIVLHNMSCISKRFTVISCG from the coding sequence ATGGAAACTCTTTCCCAGGATTCGCTGTTAGAATGCCAAATCTGTTTTAATTACTATAGTCCTCGAAGAAGACCAAAACTTCTTGATTGCAAACATACATGCTGTTCGGTATGTCTACAGCAGATGAGGGCTAGTCAGAAAGACCTTAGATGCCCTTGGTGCCGAGGGGTTACAAGGCTACCCCCTGGATATTCTGTATCACAATTGCCTGATGACCCAGATGTTGTTGCAGTCATTGCAATCCCTCATACATCAGAAAACACCCCGGTCTTCATTAAATTGCCAAGCAACGGATGTTACATGTGGCCACTTCCTGTTACCAAAGAAAGAGCTTTGTTGCCTGGTGATATAGGCTGCAGATTACTACCGGGAAGTCAGCAAAAACCAGTCACTGTAGTGACTGTGCCTATGGAACAACAACCACTCCAAGGTGCAATGACCCATGACATCGGAGAGGAGGAACACGAGAGAAGAGGAGTTGTTAAAAGTTCTACATGGTCTGGAGTTTGCACTGTCATATTAGTTGCATGTGTTTTGGTCTTCCTACTTGGAATTGTCCTTCATAATATGTCTTGCATTTCAAAGCGATTCACTGTGATTTCATGTGGCTGA